Proteins encoded within one genomic window of Verrucomicrobiota bacterium:
- a CDS encoding ABC transporter ATP-binding protein — protein MAEKIVAQFARRFPGGPLLNVDALSIACGQPSITVLFGASGAGKTTVLRCLAGLERPDSGVIRCGEELWFDASTSVFLPPQKRNIGSLSQDYALFPHLTVEANIAYGLRGLAANEHCARIGEVVHLLDLAGLERRLPAQLSGGQQQRVALARAVVRRPRLLLLDEPLSALDSPTRLRLRRELRRLLLHLGIPTLLVTHDRLEALSLGDDLVVIDNGMLVQRGPVQVVFSRPANLAVASIVGIETVLPGHVESAAEGLLVVSVGEAKLAALASDFPAQTRDVFVCIRAEDVMIQKGEDRPSSARNHLAATVGSLTREGPMVRIELDCGFPLAAWLTKQACEELALNSGDRVVALVKAPNVHIIPR, from the coding sequence ATGGCCGAAAAAATCGTAGCGCAATTTGCCAGGCGATTTCCCGGCGGGCCGCTCCTCAACGTGGACGCGTTAAGCATCGCCTGCGGCCAACCATCGATCACGGTCCTTTTCGGCGCTTCCGGGGCAGGGAAGACTACGGTTCTCCGATGTCTGGCCGGGCTCGAACGGCCCGATTCCGGCGTGATCCGGTGCGGCGAGGAACTCTGGTTTGACGCCTCGACATCTGTCTTCCTGCCACCGCAAAAGCGAAACATCGGCTCGCTTTCCCAGGACTACGCGCTGTTCCCGCACCTGACCGTCGAAGCCAATATCGCCTACGGTCTGCGTGGCCTCGCGGCAAACGAACATTGCGCGCGGATCGGCGAAGTTGTGCACCTGCTCGATCTGGCCGGACTGGAACGCCGTCTTCCCGCGCAGCTTTCCGGAGGCCAGCAACAACGCGTCGCCCTCGCCAGAGCCGTCGTGCGCCGGCCGCGCTTGCTCCTGCTCGACGAACCGCTGTCCGCGCTCGATTCGCCCACGCGCCTCCGCCTGCGCCGTGAACTGCGCCGTTTGCTCCTGCACCTGGGGATTCCCACTTTGCTCGTGACTCACGACCGACTCGAAGCGCTTTCGCTGGGCGACGATCTCGTGGTGATCGACAACGGAATGCTCGTGCAACGGGGCCCGGTGCAAGTGGTGTTCAGCCGTCCCGCAAACTTGGCGGTCGCATCCATCGTCGGCATTGAAACCGTGCTACCGGGTCACGTCGAAAGCGCCGCCGAAGGGCTGCTCGTGGTGTCCGTCGGCGAAGCCAAACTGGCCGCACTCGCATCGGACTTTCCCGCGCAGACGCGCGACGTATTCGTCTGTATCCGGGCCGAGGACGTCATGATTCAAAAGGGCGAGGATCGACCGAGCAGCGCGCGCAATCATCTGGCCGCGACGGTTGGATCTTTGACCCGAGAAGGTCCCATGGTGCGAATCGAGCTCGACTGCGGATTCCCGCTCGCGGCCTGGCTCACCAAACAGGCGTGCGAGGAACTCGCCTTGAATTCCGGAGACCGGGTCGTGGCGTTGGTGAAGGCGCCCAACGTTCACATTATACCCCGCTAA
- a CDS encoding Gfo/Idh/MocA family oxidoreductase, translated as MNENSDILSADNASRRSFIKKTATATAAAVAASNVLKTPVYGQNQAPSTGKVIGANDRIAVGYIGVGSQGMAHVRHQKTHAQANNIVQAAVCDLYQKRLQAAQKYIGLPDSNAYADHRKLLERKDIDAIVVATVDNWHAQVAIDAMEAGKHVYGEKPLARYLEEGFAIYDTVRRTKKVFQIGSQYCADPMIHQAATWIKEGKLGPLVWGQGSYCRNNPKNDEWQYPIDADANESNLDWNRWLGKAPKIPFNPQHYFSWHKYYTYNSGIVGNLLPHKFLPLMLATGNPEFPRRVVCTGTRKISTNREITDTTHLLTEFPSGLTLVIAGTTCNEFGLPDVLRGRKARIEFSSSSNYAELKPERIFSEEVEADKFTHPQKIGDVPTLEKNWFDCIRSGATPFANIDLAIKAHVVLCLSEMSERLSLTLLFDEKARTIKTGDGKVVSPISYDSMVPVSA; from the coding sequence ATGAACGAAAACTCTGATATCCTCTCGGCCGACAACGCATCGCGCCGTTCATTCATCAAGAAAACTGCGACCGCGACCGCGGCGGCCGTGGCAGCCTCCAACGTCCTGAAAACCCCGGTTTACGGACAGAACCAGGCTCCTTCCACCGGGAAAGTGATTGGCGCGAACGATCGCATTGCTGTCGGATATATCGGAGTCGGCAGCCAGGGTATGGCGCACGTGCGACACCAAAAAACGCACGCCCAGGCCAACAACATCGTCCAGGCCGCCGTTTGCGACCTTTATCAGAAACGCCTCCAAGCCGCCCAGAAGTACATTGGCTTGCCAGATTCGAACGCATATGCCGACCACCGAAAGCTGCTCGAACGAAAGGATATCGATGCCATTGTCGTTGCTACAGTGGACAACTGGCATGCGCAGGTGGCGATTGACGCCATGGAAGCCGGCAAGCACGTGTACGGCGAAAAACCGCTTGCCCGCTACCTGGAAGAAGGATTCGCGATTTACGACACGGTCCGGCGCACCAAAAAGGTTTTCCAGATCGGATCGCAGTACTGCGCCGATCCCATGATCCACCAGGCTGCAACATGGATCAAAGAAGGCAAGCTCGGCCCGTTGGTCTGGGGGCAAGGCTCTTACTGCCGCAACAATCCCAAGAACGACGAATGGCAATACCCGATCGATGCGGATGCGAATGAAAGCAACCTCGACTGGAACCGTTGGCTCGGCAAAGCCCCGAAAATCCCCTTCAATCCCCAGCATTACTTCTCATGGCACAAATACTACACCTACAATTCGGGGATCGTCGGCAATTTGCTCCCGCATAAATTCCTGCCGCTGATGCTGGCGACGGGGAATCCGGAATTCCCGCGGCGCGTCGTGTGCACTGGCACACGGAAGATTTCCACAAATCGTGAGATCACCGACACCACGCATTTGCTGACCGAGTTTCCGAGCGGGTTGACACTCGTCATTGCCGGAACGACCTGCAACGAATTTGGCTTGCCGGACGTTCTGCGCGGCCGCAAGGCGCGCATCGAGTTCTCTTCCAGCAGCAACTACGCGGAACTGAAACCGGAGCGCATATTCTCTGAGGAAGTCGAAGCCGACAAATTCACCCACCCTCAAAAAATAGGCGACGTGCCCACGCTGGAGAAGAACTGGTTCGATTGCATCCGGTCGGGCGCCACTCCGTTCGCGAATATCGACCTCGCGATCAAGGCCCATGTGGTGCTTTGCCTGTCGGAAATGTCGGAACGCTTGAGCTTGACTCTGCTCTTCGACGAGAAAGCGCGCACCATCAAGACGGGCGACGGCAAAGTCGTATCGCCGATCAGCTACGATTCCATGGTGCCGGTGTCCGCTTAA
- the modA gene encoding molybdate ABC transporter substrate-binding protein has product MATRRTKAREPGTFLALLASLIFAMLPACRQTGSDESKARQTVTIAAAADLKFALDEIALEFKRARPDIKVRISYGSSGNFYSQLAQRAPFDIFFSADVSYPMRLIEAGLADASTQFTYATGRIVVWTLKSSPLDLPRMGLEAFKHSSVRKIAVANPEHAPYGKAAIDALQKLGIYGSVRERLVYGENVAQTAQFIESGAADIGIIALSLALGPSLKEKGRFWEIPLDAYPRMQQGGVILTWAKHRKAAQELRAFVLSPAGQSTLRRYGFSPPNE; this is encoded by the coding sequence ATGGCAACGAGGCGAACAAAGGCCCGCGAACCCGGAACGTTCCTGGCTTTGCTCGCATCGCTGATATTCGCAATGTTGCCTGCCTGCCGCCAAACCGGGTCTGATGAGTCGAAGGCGCGGCAAACCGTGACCATTGCCGCGGCAGCGGACTTGAAGTTCGCGTTGGACGAGATCGCGCTCGAGTTCAAGCGTGCCAGGCCGGATATTAAAGTTCGAATCAGCTACGGCTCGTCCGGCAACTTTTACTCGCAACTCGCCCAGCGAGCGCCATTCGACATTTTCTTCTCGGCGGACGTCTCTTATCCGATGCGTCTCATCGAGGCAGGGCTGGCGGACGCGAGCACCCAGTTCACTTATGCCACGGGACGAATTGTTGTCTGGACATTGAAGAGTTCACCGCTTGATCTACCCAGGATGGGCCTCGAAGCGTTCAAACACTCCTCCGTGCGAAAGATCGCGGTCGCCAATCCGGAACACGCGCCTTATGGGAAGGCCGCCATCGACGCGCTGCAGAAACTTGGAATCTATGGCTCGGTCAGGGAACGATTGGTGTATGGAGAGAATGTCGCGCAAACGGCTCAGTTCATCGAAAGTGGGGCGGCCGACATCGGCATCATCGCTCTGAGTCTGGCCTTGGGGCCAAGTTTGAAAGAGAAAGGGCGCTTCTGGGAAATCCCGCTCGACGCGTATCCCCGCATGCAACAAGGCGGTGTCATCCTGACATGGGCCAAACACCGGAAAGCCGCGCAGGAATTGCGGGCCTTCGTCTTGAGTCCCGCTGGCCAAAGCACGTTGCGGCGCTACGGGTTTTCTCCACCGAACGAATAG
- the modB gene encoding molybdate ABC transporter permease subunit, with protein MDWNAIILSLRLASLTTLILFLAGLPAAYWLATSRWRWKFLVEAVVALPLVLPPTVLGFYLLLAMGPRSPFGRFYESLTGQLLPFSFEGLLVASVLYSMPFTVQPFAAAFAAVDRKFIEASWCLGETRAGTFFRVILPLSWPGVLTGMILSFAHTIGEFGVVLMVGGNLPGATRTVSISIYDAMQSLDYSAAGKTSLLLLVLSFAVLAVTYTLQRNVWAVWPKKS; from the coding sequence ATGGACTGGAACGCCATCATCCTTTCGCTCCGGCTCGCTTCGCTGACGACGCTGATTCTCTTCCTGGCGGGCCTGCCCGCGGCCTACTGGCTGGCGACTTCAAGATGGCGGTGGAAATTTCTTGTCGAGGCCGTCGTGGCGCTGCCGTTGGTGCTGCCGCCGACCGTGCTCGGCTTCTACCTCCTGCTTGCCATGGGGCCACGCAGTCCCTTCGGCCGATTTTATGAGAGCCTCACGGGTCAATTGCTGCCGTTCTCCTTCGAAGGCCTGCTGGTCGCATCCGTGCTCTACAGCATGCCATTCACGGTCCAGCCGTTTGCGGCGGCCTTCGCGGCGGTTGACCGCAAATTCATCGAAGCTTCCTGGTGCTTGGGGGAAACACGAGCGGGGACGTTCTTCCGCGTCATTCTGCCGCTGTCCTGGCCTGGTGTGCTCACGGGAATGATCCTCAGCTTCGCCCACACGATTGGCGAATTTGGCGTCGTGCTCATGGTGGGTGGCAATTTGCCCGGCGCCACGCGAACGGTTTCGATTTCCATCTACGACGCGATGCAGAGTCTCGACTACTCAGCGGCGGGCAAGACATCGCTCCTGTTGCTCGTCCTGTCGTTTGCTGTCCTCGCCGTCACCTACACGTTGCAACGGAATGTCTGGGCAGTATGGCCGAAAAAATCGTAG
- a CDS encoding Rrf2 family transcriptional regulator: protein MRLTKRGEYALRAMIDLGMAQETGRPMLQIAEVANKENIPIKFLEAILVELKEAGYLDSKRGKHGGYFLAKPMDAIRIGDVVRKLEGPLAPIACVSQNFYERCSCPDEAHCGLRMLMLDVRNAIANILDRYTLAQTVQVALQKIRRDGLPVPFAKQNRPKDARRDGFARSGKSKPGKDRAIRRG, encoded by the coding sequence ATGCGACTGACAAAACGTGGCGAATACGCACTTCGAGCGATGATCGACCTGGGCATGGCTCAGGAAACGGGCCGGCCCATGCTGCAGATCGCCGAAGTGGCCAACAAAGAGAATATCCCGATCAAATTCCTGGAAGCCATCCTGGTCGAATTGAAGGAAGCCGGATATCTGGACAGCAAGCGGGGCAAACACGGGGGCTATTTCCTGGCCAAACCGATGGATGCCATCCGCATCGGCGACGTCGTGAGAAAACTGGAAGGGCCCCTGGCGCCCATTGCCTGCGTCAGCCAGAACTTCTACGAACGCTGTTCGTGTCCGGACGAGGCGCATTGCGGCTTGCGAATGCTGATGCTCGATGTGCGCAACGCCATCGCGAATATTCTGGATCGCTACACCCTCGCCCAGACGGTCCAGGTAGCCTTGCAGAAAATCCGGCGCGATGGATTGCCGGTCCCTTTCGCCAAACAGAACAGACCCAAGGACGCACGGCGCGACGGATTCGCGCGCTCAGGAAAGAGCAAGCCCGGAAA
- a CDS encoding DUF1559 domain-containing protein produces the protein MKPSNTSAFTLVELLVALAIIAVLAGLLLPALAKAKSKARQTQCLNNLKQIGLAYTMYRGDYADLNIPYRSCPDTPKDRNGLAAGVPSGNGPNNRPPTGPNEQWWAPYDPTQAPDGPPGAGFKQGLLYGYCGTTNLFKCPVETQWQCGYGMNYSTGSPMLQRDSFVTESSDRLIIWDHRRSPGCSDSRVLAPPRPPWLPFGAASHYPPRHHGRFNGLFYDAHATPLNPSSLRVRNFREPGSGPPVAGYSGE, from the coding sequence ATGAAGCCATCGAACACCTCAGCCTTCACGCTCGTCGAGCTACTGGTCGCGCTGGCGATCATCGCGGTGCTTGCCGGATTGCTCTTGCCCGCGCTGGCCAAGGCCAAGTCAAAGGCCAGGCAGACGCAATGCCTGAACAACCTCAAACAAATCGGGCTGGCCTACACGATGTATCGAGGCGATTACGCGGACCTCAACATTCCCTACCGCTCGTGCCCGGATACCCCCAAGGATCGCAACGGTCTGGCTGCGGGCGTGCCCAGCGGGAACGGCCCCAACAACCGGCCGCCAACCGGACCCAACGAGCAGTGGTGGGCACCGTACGATCCAACGCAAGCGCCCGACGGTCCACCGGGAGCGGGGTTCAAGCAGGGCCTTCTCTACGGCTATTGTGGAACCACGAACCTTTTCAAGTGCCCAGTTGAAACGCAGTGGCAATGCGGCTACGGCATGAATTATTCCACGGGGAGCCCGATGCTCCAGCGGGATTCCTTCGTCACCGAATCGAGCGACCGCCTCATCATTTGGGATCACCGGCGCAGTCCAGGTTGTTCGGACTCGCGTGTGCTCGCGCCGCCGAGGCCGCCGTGGCTCCCTTTCGGCGCGGCCAGCCATTACCCGCCACGCCACCATGGACGTTTCAACGGCCTTTTCTACGATGCGCACGCGACGCCGCTCAACCCCTCGTCGCTGCGCGTGCGTAACTTTCGCGAACCGGGTTCTGGCCCGCCTGTCGCCGGTTACTCTGGAGAGTGA